In Episyrphus balteatus chromosome 4, idEpiBalt1.1, whole genome shotgun sequence, the sequence GGTACCTATTTTGGTTATTaatttagaatttattttaaactcaTCTAGCAATAAAGCTAGATAAATAATTAGAAGTAAGTGGTCGTCGTCTTAGAGCCAGAAGAAAGAGCGTTAGAGCGTATCTCaagattttacattttacgtgttttttgCACTAAGGCGATATTGACGTGATGTAAGCataataaatcactttttttatttttttaaagatcataACATTGATATTTGTTAGGTACTTCCTCCtaaaaaatgtacatttatgacgaaagaaaaatgtaatttaatggTCAATGTtcattgtttactatgaaaTAAGTAAGATGTAAGCACCAACTATTTTATCAGACGAAATTCTAGAAGAGTAAAGATTGTTTATCGTTATCACTACTTCATTCATTTATTATTGATGGGCAgactttttcgtttttgtttgttggtttACCCTCTTATTAATAAATATGTAATATGTAAACataacatacctacatataccAAATATATACCAAACGAATGACATTCTGTTCAGTTGAATACGGAGTTGTTTTATTAGTAACAGCCGACAAATTTGGAAGATCTCAGCTCGATATAAAATCTTTGGGATTTGATAAACATAAAGGCCCccacccatagaatccgttgagTCAGtcaatccgttgaagttgacggatgggacagaaaggggagACCCATAGAATACTTTGCATGaaggattgctttttgacagctaacttaaaattcaaatgatattttgacaaccaatgtcaaaggatacgacggatgaaaaagtagtaagttgggctacttcttccgtcgaatctcTCGGCCTCCgcccgatccgtcgcttatgggtcgcttcccatataagaacgtgtgtatttgaTCTAGCTGTCAGTCAGCGTTGCCATAATATTTTAGAGGCAAGTAGCCGATTatgaaaaatcttggagccagtaatagccgctttcaaaaatggtccaaaaaaacgcaaaaacattTTGTGgaatgacattttaatttttttttagttttcaaatagCTTTTGCTTATCAggcttaaattataattaatttttttttttcattttgttgacaTACATATTCTCGTTTTCATGCTCATTTACGggtgtaaaattaaatttaaattgtctGTTCATATTTTTGGTGGATTTTTGCTGCAAAATGCTTTGATTTTAAAGGAGCCTGAAATCGCCAAATTCAAACTAAAAAGAGCCAAtatccgataaatcgaaaattaaaaattttaaggagcgaAGTAAAAGTTCAAGGAGCttgtttatacagggtgtcccacagtcaccgccccaaatgaaaaccatggattcctgaggtcattttaagtcgaaaaacttaagaggtaattttctcgttttcgtcccgttttcgaattaccacggtttttatgatttttgctctcttgtcctttaactggccttatctttgccaaactacttttgatttgaaagattttttttgcaaccaatcaggaatttattgcagtttaagtttgtctgataacttttttttctgcggacaaccgtttctccacaattttgcatcatacacaactttcttcgttttttaagttgttttttacactttcatatcatttaagtcaaaaaaacacgttaatgagttgAGTATtagttttttgtgctttttattaaaccccagtttattttcataaaaaaaaataggtttcatttcataaaaaaggctactgaaagtaattaaaaaaaataaacaaactgagtgatctaaaaaaaaataatttttcaatacaaaattaatataaatgaattaaaactttttctgagctttatctatctGCTTTAtctgctcagaaaaagttttagttcatttaaattaattttttatttaaaaattattttttttttttttcattcactcagtttgtttatttttttttaattactttcagtagccttttttatgaaataaaacttattttttttgtgaaaataaactgggctttaataaaaagcacaaaaaatttatgctcattaatgtgtttttttacttaaatgatatgaaagtgtaaaaaacaacttaaaaaacgaagaaaattgtgtttgatgcaaaattgtggagaaacggttgtccgcagagaaaaaagtttttagagaaacttaaattgcaataaattcttgattggttgcaaaaaaaaaatctttcttttggcaaagataaggccagttaaaggacaagagagcaaaaatcataaaaaccgtggtaactcgaaaacgggacgaaaacgagaaaattacctcgtaagtttttcgacttaaaattacctcaggaatccatggttttcatttggggcggtgactgtgggacaacCTGTATATTCTTTTTTAGAGGTTTTTGGCGTGCTGAACTCAAaagaaatattaccgttataaaatgttaaaaagcgtaaTTCTAGCTGTTTTGGAGGTTATATTATTAATTATGTATCTAAGGTacataattcattataaataaatttgtaatggtGCCCAtgagaactggttttattcttccaaaaaatgtttaaaggaGAATGGTAATTTTGGCCCTGAGACCAATAACGATGAGTCATATGTCATTGGGAAGGTATTTTTGCGTAGATCAATTGTTTATATTTCGCCAAGACTCAATTCGCTGTGGGGAAAAAGTTATATCCATAAATGTAGAACATAGTAAAAATAGGTAATAGACGGAGAGACGACCGCCGAATTACTGAGATCATACGGATAAGggataaaattggtgtcaaatgaaagataagttgatagagaaaattaaaaaatagggttaccgcttttaaaatggtaacttttatgtggcaaccctattttaaaagaaataatggtatattacatatctttgtagtatgatcaaataagaacattttttaaatgccaaacgaaaacttagatggtgaaaaaattaacaaataatatGAGAAATGTTGGCCTTCAAATATGGCAACTCTattaacgttaaaaaaaaaaacaaaaaaaaaaaaaaaaaaaatcaaaaaatattttttgaacaacagATTACAATTTTGTATCCACTGAAAGGCTCAACTCTGTACCAATCTTTAGCTGACAAAAAGACGAGCAAGTACCTACTTGGCAACCTTACGCAAATGTTAAGAAACACAGAAAAACTATTACAAAAACTATGGAATTTGAAAGAGTTGAAGGTAAGAAGATAACATATGATATCACACATTTTAGCTGTAAAGTATTTCTTAGGATTTCCGTAAGGTTCCCAAGTACTTGATCGTCTTTTTGTCAGCTAAAGATTGATATAGAGTTGAGCCTTTTAGTGGATACAAAATTGTAATctgttgttcaaaaaatattttttgatttgtttttttttttgttaacgttAATAGCGTTGCCATATTTTTAGGCGGCCAACatttcttatattattttgttaattttttcactatctaagtttttgtttggcatttaaaaaatgttcttatttgatCATACTACAAAGATATTTAatataccattatttcttttaaaaaagggttgccacatagaagttaccattttaaaagcggtaaccctatttttttcattttctctatcaacttatctttcatttgacaccaattttatgCCTTATCCGTATGATCTCAGTAATTCGGCGGTCGTCTCTCCGTCTATTACCTATTTTTACTATGTTCTACATttatggctataactttttccCCACAGCGAATTGAGTCTTGGCGCCATATAAACAATTGATCTACGCAAAAATACCTTTCCAATGACATACGACTCATCGTTATTGGTCTCAGGGCCAGCTCCGATACAAAAATTACCATTGTCCtttccgatattttttttactgctctgtatattttgaatttaagtaAGTCTTttgcccaaaaaaaaacacttgtcaaccaaattaaattaaactaaaaattctGTTATGGCCTCAGttattgaaatattaccgttataaaatgcatgttttttatAACAATTATGCAGACTTATGACGAtacaaaaaatactataaatttATCGAGTCCTTTTTAATGACATAGTTTTAAGATCCTTACCAATGGAACGCAATTCATCAAAAAGTCCCAATTTTCAGGCGGTATTTAAGATAtgtagttaaaataatttttatgatattttatatatttttccaaTTGCATCTTTTAAAACTAATCATTGTAAATAGTTAtgaataaatacaaacaaaatttaaaaaaaaatattataattacaggggaagaattaaaaaagaaatggaaaaatCTTCGTGATTGCTATGCGAGATACCTACGAAGCTGGGATATGAAAGCAAGTCGTACCGCACCATATAACACACGCTATTATAAATTCTGGCCATGGGCCAAACAAATGGATATCTTCAAACCCTATCTAAGGTTTGCCAAAGGCCAAACTGAAACTGATCTCAATGAAAGTAATGGTgatccaacaacaacaagttCAAATGCGGAATCAttacaacaaataaaacaagaagatgatgataatgataCACAATACGAAATTGAACAACCAATACCCACATcatcaagaaaaagaaaaaataattctccTCCATCAGCACCACCAACGCCACCAGCATCGTCGTGGAGGAAAAGAAAAAGTGAAACAGAAAATTCAGTtgataaagttttaaaatttcttaaacaaaaacgaaaaaaatctgaaactaaTCCTTTGAGTCTAAATGCAACTGAACATATGTTTTTAAGCTTTGCAAAAACTATTGATACCTTTTCGCCTCGTAGACAAGCTTCAATCAAGATGCGAATAACTAATATGGTGCTGGAAGAAGAACTCTTAGAAAAAGAAGAGCAGGAGGGTAAAGTGGAGGTGGATAGTAATGAAAATGACCTCCAACCAACAATTTCTTCCATAGTCAAGTATGAAGcagatttttaagaatttttttgtattaaagatggagaaaaataaattaaataaatgatgAAATGTTATTACATATTTTAATCATCTAGTAATTTTTGGATGCCTTTGAAAATGATTGATTTTAATGACTCTGTCTATTCTAAGAATAGGTAGAAACCCATTTTTTGACCAAATTCTCAATGAAAAGGAattattcttattattattcttaTAAGGTTATAACCTGTGCAGTAAATAAGCTAAAACTGCGTTATAAATGTAAGTATGAATATGGACCAGTTTATCATATCGAGTAACTAACAATTCCTCATTTTTAATTAGGATTATAAAGCCTCTTTGTTCttcttccaaaatttttttaacgatgAATCCCTTATGGTAAATGTGATCGCGTGTAAACAACAATAGGATTTAgttaggtaggtataggtattacctacatacatatgtacatactttTTTCAGATACAATTGTCGATTAACTTCTTTAGGTTTGGGATTAAATTTTAAGGTACCtataggtatttatttttttcgcatAAAATATGACTAATCTTTTCGGGGATTAAGTTCTCATTTTTAATAAAGCATTTTGCTTTGcaaaagtaggtacatacctatttatattttttttctttcgaaataCATACAATACAACTGGATTTCTCACTGAAGAAAATGAAGCAGAGAGACGCATTTCTAATTGCAAATTTCAAAGTCGGGCAGGTTTTTTGGCGCCCAATGCAATTACAGGaagtaaaaataagaaatgttTTCAACATTTGTAATgttaatgtaggtacatataataGTACATACAGTGAAGAGCAAAAGtggtcaaatgttttgccttttttgaaaaaattgtttcaaacttagtagctgtgttttattttcctcgtgatccggatcagatcgTTGTTTTTATtggctttacaacaaaagcaggaatttgttttgctattgtttcgcaaataaataaatgatctgatccggatcacatatgtaaattaaatcgttttcctgattaaaattttaaaaaatacttcattGTCCAAATATGGAGAGTATCATATTGGTATTTGGACTTGACCAATTCTActcgttttggaaaaaaagcttttgtttcaatattttgagtgtactagaattaatttttaccacttttaacaatgcctcgagatacgatctatcaatctgtgaagaaataatttgaaaattcgGTCGTATTTCACCTTTATGGAAAGCTCAAAGTTCATCACTATTGCGTTTGCGTTTGCTTGCGTTTTTTTACTGCCTatacaatttcttcaaaattttcaacagaATTATAAGGCTAGATGAACTTTTACTAAAACTTTAactaaaatcacaaaaaaagaaTCATTAACCAATGGGAAAAGGATTGACGAGTTGAATTTAAACATAGAATGCAAATCTAGTTACTATCCAAAACTGGAAAAAACATTACTACAATTTTgtagaacataatttttgtctaaaacctaccgtttttaaaataaaaaatgttgtgacccttgaccccttataatgggattagcggacagaggaaacttcaggacttttcacagattgtaaaTTACTCTAACTCCAAGCTGTATAtcaaaaatcagcctgttacaattttttcctcgaaaaaatctatttttcctaGGCTAttatttcaatacttttgataacattttaattttttgtatttgaaactaatacattttaattttttgtatttgaaattaaccctctgtaggcccacctcttttttgtgacgtgataggcacacgggtgcgaatttggttcatacttttt encodes:
- the LOC129919412 gene encoding uncharacterized protein LOC129919412; its protein translation is MDVEKLILCVRKYPILYDMYNSEYKNLKQKDQIWDEIGEALQESGEELKKKWKNLRDCYARYLRSWDMKASRTAPYNTRYYKFWPWAKQMDIFKPYLRFAKGQTETDLNESNGDPTTTSSNAESLQQIKQEDDDNDTQYEIEQPIPTSSRKRKNNSPPSAPPTPPASSWRKRKSETENSVDKVLKFLKQKRKKSETNPLSLNATEHMFLSFAKTIDTFSPRRQASIKMRITNMVLEEELLEKEEQEGKVEVDSNENDLQPTISSIVKYEADF